Proteins from one Rosa chinensis cultivar Old Blush chromosome 7, RchiOBHm-V2, whole genome shotgun sequence genomic window:
- the LOC112179438 gene encoding uncharacterized protein LOC112179438, with translation MMEIKRKNESAHLKAFEVDLSSFQSILQFKASLQQWLSHLQMHPSIQLLINDAGIFAASSTCTSEVYDRNSPVSSRIVNVTSFTHGSDQKETHMLMSTSIPNSPEVGISSILVAALASPEHLEFTFLVERARLSALLCFHMMLNLQRNFGIHRLIYS, from the exons ATGATGGAAATTAAGAGGAAGAATGAGAGTGCGCATCTGAAAGCCTTCGAGGTTGATCTCTCATCATTCCAGTCGATTCTTCAGTTTAAAGCCTCCCTACAGCAGTGGCTTTCCCACTTGCAAATGCACCCTTCAATCCAACTCCTAATTAACGATGCTGGAATATTTGCTGCATCGTCTACATGCACCTCCGAAGTCTATGATCG AAACAGTCCAGTTTCTTCCCGTATAGTGAATGTCACATCTTTCACACATGGAAGTG ATCAAAAGGAAACCCATATGCTCATGTCTACGAGTATTCCAAAT tcacctgaagttggaattaGCTCCATTCTTGTCGCAGCACTTGCTTCACCA GAACATCTGGAGTTTACTTTTTTGGTGGAAAGGGCCAGACTTTCAGCTCTTCTATGCTTTCATATGATGCTAAACTTGCAAAGGAACTTTGGAATACATCGTCTGATCTATTCTTAG
- the LOC112179435 gene encoding putative disease resistance protein RGA3: protein MPSGCFCVGQVNKVIHHHNIGRMIKQLNEKLTSIAAEKAMYGFHQSTIGGHDDQFIQRPKTTSLVNKSMIFGRDEEKKNLLSKLLRESNQDGGRFLVIPIVGMGGMGKTTLAQDAYNDEKVAAHFDQKVWVCVSDPFDEIKIAKAIIESLVGTPNSSNELEILLQCIKTHIENKKLLLVLDDVWTEDETKWENLKLPIIMQGCEIGSSILVTTRKQEVAKIMRATNNMIHLDELNYKDCLALFNCIAFLDTDEDEAGELGDIGKKIVKRCKGLPLAAQTLGSLVRYKKTRKEWENVLNSEIWELEKGEQHVFRPLLLSYYDLVPAVKMCLLYCAIFPKDYEFEKDNLIDLWMSQNYLNSKEKNEKRRIGQNYFESLAMRSFFQDFKKDNMGNVYGCKMHDIVHDFVQFLTQKECTIIEAVKGSNQRVELPGDYKVRHLTLTSLPEGPLSFPTSFDSSLQEWCKNMRTLTLLDSSITTISPGSIMQMKCLRTLNLSRNKLNEVPKEIGELIHLRYMDLSWNRVLKELPDAVCDLYNLQTLVLVQCWSLEKLPKAMGKLINLKHLYVLGCPLRYLPKGIGSLKSLQVLDWFKVCEGVGDDEALKLVDLGIMDQLQGSLSIGILGENNFGEFLEIEKAQLGNKEHLSYFGVLFRNSDIWQRKGDSEIVKALQPHQNLESLFIWNSHGTTESLYWIKSLRNLRRLYLRTWRFCEALPPLGKLPSLEILEISGMKKVKKLGVEFLGIEEEEEQVSGILFPKLKRLSFKSMENWEEWAFVSEITIMPRLSELRIEWCPKLKALPEFLYKITELRTLEIKGCPILEREYEKDVGKEWHNISHIPNLTIQSGRN from the coding sequence ATGCCCTCTGGTTGCTTTTGTGTTGGCCAAGTCAATAAGGTCATTCATCATCATAACATAGGTAGAATGATAAAGCAACTGAATGAGAAGTTAACTTCGATTGCTGCTGAAAAAGCCATGTATGGCTTTCATCAATCCACAATAGGCGGCCATGATGATCAGTTTATTCAACGACCGAAGACTACATCTTTGGTCAATAAATCTATGATATTTGGCCGAGacgaagaaaaaaagaacttgCTGAGCAAGTTGTTGAGAGAGAGTAACCAAGATGGGGGGAGGTTCCTTGTCATCCCTATTGTAGGGATGGGAGGGATGGGGAAAACAACTCTTGCCCAAGATGCCTATAACGATGAAAAGGTTGCAGCCCATTTTGATCAGAAAGTATGGGTTTGTGTCTCAGACCCTTTTGATGAGATCAAGATTGCTAAAGCGATCATTGAAAGTCTCGTAGGAACCCCAAACAGTTCAAATGAGTTGGAAATTTTATTGCAATGTATCAAGACTCATATCGAGAATAAGAAGTTACTTCTTGTTCTAGATGATGTGTGGACCGAAGACGAAACAAAGTGGGAAAATTTGAAACTACCAATAATAATGCAAGGTTGTGAAATAGGAAGTTCAATACTGGTGACCACGCGAAAACAAGAGGTTGCTAAAATTATGAGAGCAACCAACAACATGATCCATTTAGATGAGTTGAATTATAAGGATTGTTTGGCTTTGTTCAATTGCATTGCGTTTTTGGATACGGATGAAGATGAGGCTGGTGAATTGGGAGATATTGGTAAGAAAATTGTGAAACGGTGTAAAGGTTTGCCTCTTGCTGCACAGACTTTAGGTAGTCTAGTGCGGTATAAGAAAACAAGAAAGGAATGGGAGAATGTTCTGAATAGTGAGATATGGGAATTAGAAAAAGGAGAGCAACATGTTTTCCGACCACTGTTGCTTAGTTATTATGATTTGGTCCCTGCAGTCAAAATGTGTCTTCTATATTGTGCAATATTTCCCAAAGATTATGAGTTCGAAAAAGATAATTTGATTGATCTTTGGATGTCACAAAATTATCTTAattcaaaggaaaaaaatgaaaagagaagaataGGTCAAAATTATTTTGAGAGTCTAGCAATGCGGTCTTTCTTTCAAGATTTTAAAAAAGATAATATGGGAAATGTTTATGGATGCAAAATGCATGATATAGTGCATGACTTTGTGCAGTTTCTTACCCAAAAAGAATGCACTATTATAGAAGCAGTCAAGGGTTCTAATCAAAGAGTGGAGCTACCGGGTGATTATAAGGTTCGTCACTTAACTTTAACAAGTTTACCCGAAGGTCCACTTTCATTTCCTACTTCATTTGACTCAAGTTTACAAGAGTGGTGCAAAAATATGCGAACCCTCACACTCCTTGACTCAAGCATTACAACCATAAGCCCCGGTTCAATTATGCAAATGAAATGCCTCAGGACATTGAATTTGAGTCGTAACAAGCTCAATGAAGTTCCAAAAGAGATTGGTGAATTGATTCATTTGAGATATATGGATTTGTCTTGGAATAGAGTTTTGAAAGAATTACCGGATGCTGTGTGTGATTTATACAATCTACAAACTCTGGTCCTTGTTCAGTGCTGGAGTCTTGAGAAACTACCCAAGGCAATGGGAAAGTTGATTAACTTGAAGCATCTATATGTTCTGGGTTGTCCTCTGAGGTACTTACCGAAAGGGATTGGGAGTTTGAAAAGTCTGCAAGTACTTGACTGGTTTAAAGTATGTGAGGGTGTGGGTGATGATGAAGCATTGAAATTAGTAGATCTCGGAATCATGGACCAGCTTCAGGGGAGCCTTTCTATAGGAATTTTGGGGGAGAATAATTTTGGGGAATTTTTGGAGATTGAGAAAGCACAGTTGGGGAATAAGGAGCACCTCTCTTATTTCGGAGTATTGTTCAGAAATAGTGATATTTGGCAGAGAAAAGGTGATTCAGAAATAGTGAAAGCATTGCAACCACATCAAAATTTGGAATCTTTATTCATTTGGAATTCCCATGGCACCACCGAGTCTCTCTATTGGATCAAGTCTTTACGCAATTTGAGAAGACTTTATCTCCGGACTTGGCGATTTTGTGAAGCTTTGCCTCCTCTTGGAAAATTGCCATCGCTTGAAATTCTGGAGATATCGGGGatgaagaaagtgaaaaagttGGGAGTTGAATTTCTGggaatagaagaagaagaagaacaagtctcAGGAATTCTATTCCCCAAATTGAAACGTCTTTCGTTCAAATCGATGGAGAACTGGGAAGAGTGGGCCTTTGTTTCTGAAATCACAATAATGCCACGCCTTTCTGAGTTGCGAATTGAGTGGTGCCCAAAGCTAAAAGCACTGCCAGAGTTCCTCTACAAGATAACAGAACTGCGTACTTTGGAGATCAAGGGTTGTCCAATTCTGGAACGAGAATACGAAAAAGACGTGGGGAAGGAGTGGCACAACATTTCTCACATCCCAAACCTCACAATCCAATCTGGAAGGAACTGA